In Flavobacterium okayamense, a single window of DNA contains:
- the glmM gene encoding phosphoglucosamine mutase produces the protein MTLIKSISGIRGTIGGNVGDNLTPVDAVKFASAYGTFLKNANPNKRLKVCIGRDARISGPMIHNLVVNTLVGLGIDIVDLGLSTTPTVEVAVPLEQADGGIILTASHNPKQWNALKLLNAKGEFLSGADGAQILEIAEKEAFDFVDVDSLGEVTENDAYMDIHIDEVLNLPLVDVEVVKQKKFKVVVDGVNSSGGIIIPKVLEQMGVEVVKLYCEPNGHFPHNPEPLKEHLGDICKLVVDEKADFGIVVDPDVDRLAFISNDGEMFGEEYTLVAIADYVLSKTPGNTVSNMSSSRALRDITEKHNGSYQASAVGEVNVVELMKKTNAIIGGEGNGGIIYPEIHYGRDAVVGVALFLTYLANQEKTVAELRASYPQYYMSKNKIELTPQIDVDNVLKTMTEKYANENISTIDGVKIDFPTEWVHLRKSNTEPIIRIYTEAPTQVAADTLAVRFVSELKVIAGI, from the coding sequence ATGACATTAATAAAATCAATTTCAGGAATACGAGGAACAATAGGAGGGAACGTTGGAGACAATTTGACACCAGTTGATGCGGTTAAATTTGCATCCGCTTACGGAACTTTCTTAAAAAATGCGAATCCGAACAAGCGTTTAAAAGTTTGTATTGGACGAGATGCTCGTATTTCGGGCCCCATGATTCATAATTTAGTAGTGAATACTTTAGTAGGATTGGGAATTGATATTGTCGATTTAGGTTTATCAACAACACCAACGGTTGAGGTGGCAGTTCCATTAGAACAAGCCGATGGTGGAATTATTTTAACAGCTTCTCATAATCCAAAACAATGGAATGCTTTAAAGTTGTTAAATGCTAAAGGTGAATTTTTAAGCGGTGCTGATGGTGCTCAAATTTTAGAAATTGCTGAAAAGGAGGCTTTTGATTTTGTTGATGTGGACTCGTTAGGTGAAGTTACCGAAAATGATGCCTACATGGATATTCACATTGATGAAGTGTTGAATTTACCTTTAGTTGATGTTGAAGTGGTGAAGCAAAAGAAATTTAAAGTGGTTGTTGATGGTGTAAATTCTTCAGGTGGAATTATAATCCCGAAAGTCTTAGAACAGATGGGCGTTGAGGTAGTGAAGTTGTATTGCGAGCCTAACGGGCATTTTCCGCATAACCCAGAACCTTTAAAAGAACATTTAGGCGATATCTGCAAACTGGTTGTAGATGAAAAAGCCGATTTCGGAATTGTAGTTGATCCAGATGTAGATCGTTTGGCTTTTATTTCAAATGATGGAGAAATGTTTGGTGAAGAATATACTTTGGTTGCCATTGCCGATTATGTATTGAGCAAAACACCTGGAAATACCGTTTCAAATATGTCTTCTTCTCGTGCGCTACGCGATATTACGGAAAAACATAATGGAAGTTACCAAGCCAGTGCGGTTGGCGAAGTAAATGTGGTTGAATTAATGAAGAAAACTAATGCTATTATTGGTGGAGAAGGAAATGGCGGAATTATTTATCCAGAGATTCATTACGGTCGCGATGCGGTTGTTGGAGTAGCGTTATTTTTAACGTATTTAGCGAACCAAGAGAAAACCGTTGCCGAATTACGTGCAAGTTACCCACAATATTACATGAGTAAAAACAAAATTGAGTTAACTCCTCAAATAGATGTGGATAATGTCCTTAAAACGATGACAGAGAAATATGCAAATGAGAATATTTCTACAATTGATGGTGTAAAAATTGATTTTCCAACAGAATGGGTACACTTACGTAAATCGAATACAGAGCCGATTATTCGTATTTATACGGAAGCTCCAACACAAGTTGCTGCCGATACTTTAGCGGTGCGTTTTGTAAGTGAATTGAAAGTTATTGCGGGGATTTAA
- a CDS encoding ACP phosphodiesterase: protein MNFLAHIFLSGENDIIKVSNFMADSVKGNDYLDYEGDFQKGILLHRAIDSFTDANETYRLSKHRLHENYGHYSGVIMDVLYDYFLAKNWDKFSNIPLHNFVDNFYRKLMDNFEFLPEKTKRMVPYLIEQNWLETYQTIEGIERILWQMSHRIKFRYDLSKAVNELRLYYADFESEFFTFMDEVQLMCKEKLKELG from the coding sequence ATGAACTTCCTTGCCCACATCTTTTTATCTGGAGAAAACGACATAATTAAAGTCAGTAACTTCATGGCTGATAGTGTTAAGGGTAACGATTATTTGGATTATGAAGGTGATTTTCAAAAAGGCATTTTATTGCATCGGGCAATTGATTCATTTACCGATGCTAACGAAACTTATCGATTAAGCAAACATCGCTTGCATGAAAATTACGGACATTATTCTGGCGTGATTATGGATGTTTTGTACGATTATTTTTTAGCTAAAAATTGGGACAAATTTTCTAATATTCCTTTACATAATTTTGTAGATAATTTTTACAGAAAATTAATGGACAACTTTGAGTTTCTTCCAGAAAAAACTAAAAGAATGGTTCCTTATTTAATTGAACAAAATTGGTTAGAAACTTACCAAACTATTGAAGGAATTGAGCGAATTTTATGGCAAATGAGTCATCGTATCAAGTTTAGATACGATTTAAGCAAAGCTGTAAATGAGTTAAGATTGTATTATGCAGACTTTGAATCGGAATTTTTTACCTTTATGGATGAAGTTCAATTAATGTGTAAAGAAAAACTAAAAGAACTTGGGTAA
- a CDS encoding helix-turn-helix domain-containing protein, producing the protein MLFALFFPIVVSFVIGLYLLISKQKIGVSKRVLGVFFLFFSFALFAISLNFIRSFLESIQSVFPYVEILFYPIMLCLPVLVFLYVRSFVYNKNERIGKEYFVHFFIPIQSLFFNLLPFIEGDLTPEIVKKLDYANFFSLKFTFVLLNIYYLVNAFIVFKQNSSKIKDEYSYATGIQFKWMTFFVIGYLAFVFCFFLLNPNASPFVVYIPFLMVSFYLYSQRLNQNPVELQLLNEILDEDDGKKDTNGPLSEEKRFEIIEKLKNSIESSQSYLINDLTIHDVAKDIKINSSYLSNVLNQDLKTNFATFINSYRIEKAKAILLDEKFNQFTIEAISEEVGFKSKSSFNNAFKNLVGMTPSEFKKKNA; encoded by the coding sequence ATGTTGTTTGCATTGTTTTTCCCAATTGTTGTATCTTTTGTTATTGGATTGTATTTACTTATATCCAAGCAGAAAATTGGTGTTTCAAAACGTGTATTGGGTGTTTTTTTCTTGTTTTTCTCTTTTGCCCTTTTTGCAATTTCATTAAATTTTATACGTTCCTTTTTAGAATCTATACAAAGTGTTTTTCCTTATGTTGAAATACTTTTTTATCCCATAATGTTGTGTTTGCCAGTATTGGTTTTTTTATATGTAAGAAGTTTCGTTTATAATAAAAATGAGCGTATTGGAAAGGAATATTTTGTGCATTTTTTTATTCCAATACAGTCTTTGTTTTTTAATTTATTACCATTTATTGAGGGAGATTTGACACCTGAAATAGTCAAAAAGCTAGATTATGCTAACTTTTTTTCACTTAAATTCACCTTTGTTTTATTGAATATTTATTACTTAGTAAATGCTTTTATTGTTTTTAAACAAAATAGTTCTAAGATTAAAGATGAATATTCTTATGCAACTGGAATTCAATTTAAATGGATGACATTCTTTGTAATAGGATATTTAGCTTTTGTATTTTGTTTTTTTCTTTTAAACCCAAATGCATCACCTTTTGTAGTGTATATTCCTTTTTTAATGGTGAGTTTTTATTTGTATTCTCAGCGATTAAATCAAAATCCTGTTGAATTGCAATTATTAAATGAAATTTTAGATGAAGATGATGGTAAAAAAGATACCAACGGACCACTTTCTGAAGAGAAAAGATTTGAAATTATTGAGAAGTTGAAGAATAGTATTGAATCCAGTCAATCATATTTAATTAATGATTTGACAATTCATGATGTAGCTAAAGATATCAAAATTAATAGTAGTTATTTGTCAAATGTTTTAAATCAAGATTTAAAAACAAACTTTGCGACTTTTATAAATTCCTACAGAATTGAAAAAGCAAAAGCAATATTATTAGACGAAAAATTCAATCAATTTACTATTGAAGCTATAAGTGAAGAAGTAGGTTTTAAATCGAAATCGTCTTTCAATAATGCATTTAAAAATTTAGTAGGCATGACACCTTCTGAATTTAAAAAGAAAAACGCTTAG
- a CDS encoding TlpA family protein disulfide reductase — MKKIIYLFMIAASLISCEAQSKKEFSKEALENVMTSKDNQKITFQEIINQYKGKTVVIDVWASWCSDCIGGMPKVKALQEKHPDLVYLFISMDKNYDAWIKGIEKYNVVGEHYLTSDGMKGVFGKSINLDWIPRYMIVDKDGKIALYKVIEADDAKIEETLTKLNN; from the coding sequence ATGAAAAAAATTATTTACTTATTTATGATTGCTGCCTCATTAATTTCTTGTGAAGCTCAGTCAAAAAAAGAATTCTCAAAAGAAGCATTAGAAAATGTAATGACATCTAAGGATAATCAAAAAATTACATTTCAAGAAATAATTAATCAGTACAAAGGAAAAACAGTTGTAATAGATGTTTGGGCTTCATGGTGTTCTGATTGTATAGGTGGAATGCCAAAAGTAAAAGCGCTTCAAGAAAAACATCCAGATTTAGTTTATCTTTTCATTTCCATGGATAAAAATTATGATGCTTGGATTAAAGGAATTGAAAAATATAATGTAGTTGGCGAACATTATCTTACATCTGATGGCATGAAAGGTGTTTTCGGAAAATCTATTAATTTAGATTGGATTCCTAGATATATGATTGTAGATAAAGATGGTAAAATAGCATTGTACAAAGTTATTGAAGCCGATGACGCCAAAATTGAAGAAACACTAACTAAATTAAACAACTAA
- a CDS encoding choice-of-anchor L domain-containing protein, translated as MKQIYFILVLLVCQNLQSQITINNTAYTPTQLVDGILVPTGSGVTVSNVTFSGVRGVSSRYQVGYFSTATTTLTQMGFSDGVVLSTGNTSEIPLSLGTNPGSVGQMSRNYVSCTTGEVRKGGTCGVSINDLNILSGGFNYYNTAILEFDFIPDNSEVSFRYIFGSEEYSDDGGWINYQCSSYNDKFGFLISGPGISGGAGYTNDARNIARLDNGSEVSINSVNSGVVGSNGGSPNASRCSSVNPDWVQNTPSPEFLGTIDGTQLNGNTTILTARQGGLTPGVTYHIKLIVMDVSDGAYDSVVYLEASSFKSDCSKSPNTSGTPNESKVGIGSFQTMQNNWLENVNNGALVLDSQNKGLVVTRLTTTERDSLNAVEGMLIYNTTVNCFQLYNGTIWNCIQETCAND; from the coding sequence ATGAAACAAATATACTTTATTTTAGTTTTACTTGTTTGTCAAAATTTACAATCCCAAATTACCATTAATAATACAGCTTATACTCCTACTCAACTCGTAGATGGTATCTTAGTTCCAACTGGAAGTGGTGTAACTGTTTCTAATGTTACTTTTAGTGGTGTAAGAGGCGTTTCCAGTCGCTATCAAGTAGGTTACTTTTCAACTGCGACTACAACATTAACTCAAATGGGTTTTTCAGATGGAGTAGTTTTATCAACTGGAAATACATCTGAAATACCTTTGTCATTGGGCACAAACCCTGGTTCAGTTGGGCAAATGAGTCGAAATTATGTATCCTGTACAACTGGAGAAGTACGTAAAGGAGGAACTTGTGGAGTTTCTATAAATGATTTAAATATTCTTTCGGGAGGATTTAACTATTACAATACCGCTATTTTAGAATTTGATTTTATACCTGATAATTCAGAAGTATCTTTTCGTTATATTTTTGGTTCAGAAGAATATTCTGACGATGGTGGATGGATTAATTACCAATGTTCTTCGTATAATGACAAATTCGGGTTTTTAATAAGCGGACCTGGAATTTCTGGAGGCGCTGGCTATACTAATGACGCTAGAAATATCGCACGTTTAGATAACGGCTCTGAAGTTTCTATTAATTCGGTGAATAGTGGTGTTGTAGGCTCAAATGGAGGCTCTCCAAATGCGAGCAGATGTTCGAGTGTAAATCCTGATTGGGTTCAAAATACACCTTCTCCTGAGTTCTTAGGAACAATAGACGGCACGCAATTAAATGGAAATACAACAATTTTAACAGCTCGACAAGGCGGTTTAACACCTGGAGTAACCTATCACATCAAACTAATTGTAATGGATGTAAGCGACGGAGCTTATGATAGTGTAGTCTATTTAGAAGCTAGTAGTTTTAAAAGTGATTGTAGCAAAAGTCCGAATACTTCTGGAACACCTAATGAATCAAAAGTAGGTATAGGTTCTTTCCAAACCATGCAAAACAATTGGTTAGAAAATGTAAATAATGGTGCACTCGTACTAGACTCTCAAAATAAAGGACTTGTAGTAACACGATTAACCACAACAGAAAGAGACTCTTTAAATGCAGTGGAAGGAATGCTTATTTACAACACCACAGTAAATTGTTTCCAATTGTATAATGGAACAATTTGGAACTGTATTCAAGAAACATGTGCTAACGATTAA
- the tpiA gene encoding triose-phosphate isomerase yields the protein MRKNIVAGNWKMHKTNSETVALLQEIITKNGTPNCEVIVAPTFINLKTAVDTVVGKNITVAAQNMHQAEGGAFTGEIAANMLTDIGVNTIILGHSERRAYFHETDALLASKVDTAMKHEMRVIFCFGEELKDRQIDNHFNIVEYQLRDGLFHLEKKDWKNIVLAYEPVWAIGTGETASPEQAQEMHKFIRDLIAKVYGHDVADEVTILYGGSVKPDNAKEIFSKPDVDGGLIGGASLKADDFLAIVNAF from the coding sequence ATGAGAAAGAATATTGTTGCTGGAAACTGGAAAATGCACAAAACAAATTCTGAAACTGTTGCCTTACTCCAAGAAATTATTACAAAAAACGGAACACCAAACTGTGAAGTTATTGTGGCGCCAACATTTATAAACTTGAAAACTGCAGTAGATACTGTAGTTGGTAAAAACATTACCGTAGCTGCACAAAATATGCATCAAGCGGAAGGTGGTGCTTTTACTGGAGAAATTGCAGCTAATATGTTAACTGATATAGGTGTAAATACAATTATTTTAGGACATAGCGAACGTAGAGCGTATTTTCATGAAACTGATGCATTGTTAGCAAGTAAAGTTGACACGGCGATGAAACATGAAATGCGTGTGATTTTCTGTTTTGGTGAGGAATTAAAAGACCGACAAATAGATAATCATTTCAATATTGTAGAATACCAATTGCGTGATGGTTTGTTCCATTTAGAAAAGAAAGATTGGAAAAACATTGTTTTGGCTTACGAACCAGTTTGGGCTATCGGAACTGGTGAAACTGCTTCTCCAGAACAAGCACAAGAAATGCACAAATTTATTCGTGATTTAATTGCAAAAGTATACGGACATGATGTAGCTGATGAAGTTACCATTCTTTATGGTGGAAGTGTAAAACCTGATAACGCTAAAGAAATTTTCTCTAAACCCGATGTGGATGGAGGCTTAATTGGCGGCGCTTCTCTAAAAGCAGATGATTTCTTAGCGATTGTAAATGCGTTTTAG
- a CDS encoding protein adenylyltransferase SelO: MKLNIQNRFISELPSDPNTKNEVRQVPSACFSFVTPKIPSNPKLIHVSKELASLVGISNEDLASTDFLDVFSGIKVYENTQPFAMNYAGHQFGNWAGQLGDGRAINLFEVEHQNKFFTLQLKGAGKTPYSRRGDGLAVLRSSIREHLCSEAMYHLGVPTTRSLALLETGDQVLRDVLYDGHPDFEKGAIVCRVAPSFIRFGSFELFSAQNDIENLKKLADFTIKHYFPHLVTSSMSLRAESRSEKQEGKQKYLDFFQEVTTTTKNLILHWQRVGFVHGVMNTDNMSIHGITIDYGPYGWMDDFNPNWTPNTTDAEGKRYRFGNQPNIALWNLLQLANALYPLIEEVKPLETILEDYSNSFQSGFTKMMCTKIGLQNPKTSDESIVNQLLVTLRETETDMTIFYRLLATVSKNDTAEQALEKINFAFYISETVKDSVKESWLYWFTIYLERLQEETLSDEERSIQMNLVNPKYVLRNYMAQLAIEAADEGDYTLLEELFEMLKKPYDEKPEYQKWFAKRPDWARTKIGCSMLSCSS; the protein is encoded by the coding sequence ATGAAACTAAACATTCAAAATAGATTTATCTCAGAACTTCCTTCTGACCCAAATACAAAAAACGAAGTAAGACAGGTACCTAGTGCCTGTTTTTCTTTTGTTACACCTAAAATTCCAAGCAATCCAAAACTAATTCACGTTTCAAAAGAACTTGCTTCTCTTGTTGGCATATCAAACGAAGATTTAGCTTCAACAGACTTTTTAGATGTTTTTTCTGGAATAAAAGTATATGAAAACACCCAACCTTTTGCCATGAATTATGCCGGACATCAATTTGGTAATTGGGCTGGGCAATTGGGTGATGGAAGAGCCATTAATCTTTTTGAAGTTGAGCATCAAAATAAGTTTTTTACTTTACAACTAAAAGGCGCAGGAAAAACACCTTATTCCCGTCGTGGCGATGGTTTAGCAGTTTTGCGTTCATCAATTCGCGAACATTTGTGCAGCGAAGCGATGTATCATTTGGGCGTTCCCACTACTCGCTCACTCGCTTTATTAGAAACTGGTGATCAAGTTTTACGAGATGTGCTATATGATGGGCATCCTGATTTTGAAAAAGGTGCTATTGTTTGTCGAGTGGCGCCAAGTTTTATTCGCTTTGGTAGTTTCGAATTGTTTTCGGCTCAAAATGATATTGAAAACTTAAAAAAACTTGCCGATTTTACAATCAAACATTATTTCCCACATCTTGTCACTTCGAGCATGTCACTTCGAGCGGAGTCGAGAAGCGAGAAGCAAGAAGGAAAACAAAAATATCTCGATTTCTTTCAAGAAGTAACTACAACAACAAAAAATCTCATTTTACATTGGCAACGTGTAGGTTTTGTTCATGGCGTAATGAATACCGATAATATGTCGATTCATGGCATTACCATCGATTACGGTCCGTATGGTTGGATGGATGATTTCAACCCTAATTGGACTCCGAACACAACAGATGCTGAAGGGAAACGCTATCGTTTTGGGAACCAACCTAATATTGCACTTTGGAATTTGTTGCAATTAGCCAATGCTTTATATCCGTTAATCGAAGAAGTAAAACCTTTGGAAACTATTTTAGAAGATTATTCTAATTCGTTTCAGTCAGGTTTTACGAAAATGATGTGTACAAAAATCGGTTTACAAAATCCAAAAACTTCAGATGAATCGATTGTAAATCAATTATTGGTAACACTGCGCGAAACCGAAACGGATATGACGATTTTCTATCGTTTATTGGCTACAGTTTCAAAAAATGATACGGCAGAACAAGCGTTAGAAAAAATCAACTTTGCTTTTTACATATCTGAAACGGTTAAAGATTCGGTAAAGGAAAGTTGGCTGTACTGGTTTACTATTTATTTGGAAAGATTACAAGAAGAAACACTTTCAGATGAAGAACGCTCCATTCAAATGAATTTAGTTAACCCAAAATATGTTTTACGCAACTACATGGCACAATTAGCAATTGAAGCTGCAGATGAAGGTGATTACACTTTACTTGAAGAATTATTTGAAATGCTCAAAAAACCATATGATGAAAAACCCGAATATCAAAAATGGTTTGCAAAACGTCCCGATTGGGCACGAACTAAAATTGGTTGTTCAATGCTAAGTTGTAGTTCTTAG
- a CDS encoding acyl-CoA thioesterase, which produces MQNINTNVFKFSMPLSIRWNDLDPLNHVNNVYYFEYFQMGRGYYMPTACPKWDWTKHMFVIAHIECDYFKELKLTSNKPTIKIRTSELGSKSFEIEYLITSLDKENNEVIHAKGKSVQVLIDTTIGKSIEIPDWLREAIVSYEPAL; this is translated from the coding sequence ATGCAAAATATAAACACAAACGTCTTCAAATTTTCAATGCCTTTAAGCATCCGTTGGAATGATTTGGATCCTTTAAATCATGTGAATAATGTTTATTATTTTGAATATTTTCAAATGGGTCGCGGTTATTATATGCCAACTGCTTGCCCAAAATGGGATTGGACGAAACACATGTTTGTGATTGCTCATATTGAATGTGATTATTTTAAAGAATTAAAACTTACATCCAACAAACCAACGATTAAAATTAGAACGTCTGAATTAGGTTCAAAAAGCTTTGAGATTGAATATTTAATTACAAGTTTAGATAAAGAAAACAACGAAGTGATTCACGCAAAAGGAAAAAGCGTACAAGTTTTAATTGATACAACCATTGGGAAGTCGATTGAAATTCCTGATTGGTTACGTGAAGCGATTGTAAGTTACGAACCGGCTTTGTAA
- a CDS encoding SRPBCC domain-containing protein, with product MKQITFTTIINAPAEKVWFCLWNKCNYENWTKVFSEGSTAVSDWKKGSRIHFLSPECSGMFSDIIEMIPNVQMSFNHLGEVKNAEEQEVNDEWKDSEESYYLSEENGVTTLKTILKIDEKWEDFFNDTFPKALELVKEDAENGTVQLITVQTLIDKPLQEVWEKYTKPEHIINWNFASDDWHCPKAYNEPKTGGQFFYRMESKDGSMGFDFEGTFTEVIPLKKLSFNLGERKVWTEFIEFNGKILVTGNFEPENVHSIFMQRDGWQAILNNFKKYCE from the coding sequence ATGAAGCAAATTACATTTACTACAATTATAAATGCTCCTGCAGAAAAAGTTTGGTTTTGTTTATGGAACAAGTGTAATTATGAAAACTGGACAAAAGTTTTCTCTGAAGGATCAACTGCCGTTTCTGACTGGAAAAAAGGAAGTAGAATTCATTTTTTATCACCTGAATGTAGCGGAATGTTTTCTGATATAATTGAAATGATTCCCAATGTTCAAATGAGTTTTAATCATTTAGGTGAAGTTAAAAACGCTGAAGAACAAGAAGTAAATGACGAATGGAAAGATTCTGAAGAAAGTTATTATTTATCAGAAGAAAATGGCGTTACAACGCTTAAAACCATTTTAAAAATTGACGAGAAATGGGAAGATTTTTTTAATGACACTTTCCCTAAAGCTTTGGAGTTAGTTAAAGAAGATGCAGAAAATGGAACCGTACAATTGATTACTGTACAAACTCTAATTGATAAACCTTTACAAGAAGTTTGGGAAAAATATACAAAACCTGAACATATAATTAATTGGAATTTTGCATCAGATGATTGGCATTGCCCAAAAGCTTATAACGAACCTAAAACCGGTGGGCAATTTTTTTATAGAATGGAATCTAAAGATGGAAGCATGGGATTTGATTTTGAAGGAACCTTTACTGAAGTTATACCATTAAAAAAACTATCTTTTAACTTAGGAGAACGAAAAGTTTGGACAGAATTTATTGAATTTAATGGAAAAATACTAGTTACCGGAAATTTTGAACCCGAAAACGTTCATTCTATCTTTATGCAAAGAGATGGTTGGCAAGCTATTTTAAATAATTTTAAAAAATATTGTGAATAA
- a CDS encoding chloride channel protein, with protein sequence MPETKGKKFTRFITKAFRRLERLLFLVKSLISPRQFIYLSCVLVGISSALAVIVLKTFAHWVYKFAQYIDGFLHLPYSNSAFPIIGILLTIFIVKKVLDGELHKGTAQIMNAVARKNGILPRKQMYSQIITSSFTVGMGGSAGLESPITITGAAFGSNFAQNYRLSYKDRTLLLACGVAAGIAAAFNAPIAGVLFAIEVVLVEISITAFIPIMISAATGALVSAIVLNEDILLNFKQGEVFDYHNIPYYILLGILSGFVSINYARTFRSIEKWFHKRKSSYKKGLFGAFLLAVLIFFFPTLFGEGYESIKILANNNPERILENTLLSGFKDNRWVLLVFVGITMLAKVYATGLTLGSGGNGGNFAPSLFVGSYLGFVFAKFLNLVGIDRDISVSNFTLVGMAGILSGLFHAPLTSIFLIAEITGGYNLMVPLMIVSSISFAITKRFESHAFDIKDLADKGEVFTDNRDKNMLNSIEVSKLITTDIKSIRESNSLEELIEVLKTTSQILIPVLDENQQLIGIIRLNEIRPIILSPFQVKHTSVKEIIRPPKEIILYDETADTMMDKFENSQTTLLPVLKEGKFLGFISKYHILEEYRKKLISMTIE encoded by the coding sequence ATGCCAGAAACAAAAGGAAAGAAATTTACTCGATTCATTACTAAAGCTTTCAGACGTTTAGAACGTCTTTTGTTTTTAGTAAAGTCTTTAATTTCTCCTAGACAATTCATTTATCTTTCTTGTGTTTTAGTCGGAATTTCTTCTGCTTTAGCGGTAATTGTTTTAAAAACGTTTGCCCATTGGGTTTATAAATTTGCTCAATACATTGATGGCTTTTTACATTTACCTTATTCAAATTCGGCTTTTCCAATAATTGGAATTTTACTTACTATTTTTATTGTAAAAAAGGTTCTCGATGGGGAACTTCACAAAGGAACCGCTCAAATTATGAATGCCGTTGCGCGTAAAAACGGAATTCTTCCTCGTAAGCAAATGTATTCCCAAATCATTACAAGTTCCTTTACTGTAGGTATGGGGGGAAGTGCTGGATTAGAGTCGCCAATTACAATTACTGGAGCGGCTTTTGGAAGTAATTTTGCTCAAAATTATCGCTTAAGCTATAAAGACAGAACTTTATTGTTAGCCTGTGGTGTCGCTGCCGGAATCGCTGCAGCGTTTAACGCTCCAATTGCTGGAGTTTTGTTTGCCATTGAAGTTGTTTTAGTAGAAATTAGTATTACAGCTTTTATTCCCATTATGATTAGTGCTGCAACGGGCGCATTGGTTTCGGCAATTGTTTTAAATGAAGATATTTTACTAAATTTCAAACAAGGTGAAGTTTTTGATTATCATAACATTCCATATTACATACTTCTAGGAATTCTTTCGGGCTTCGTTTCAATTAATTATGCAAGAACATTCAGAAGTATTGAAAAATGGTTTCATAAACGCAAAAGTTCTTATAAAAAAGGATTATTTGGTGCCTTTTTACTTGCCGTTTTAATTTTCTTCTTCCCTACACTTTTTGGTGAAGGTTACGAAAGTATCAAAATATTAGCCAACAATAATCCAGAACGAATTTTAGAAAATACTCTTCTAAGCGGTTTTAAAGATAACCGATGGGTTTTACTTGTTTTCGTTGGAATTACAATGCTCGCTAAAGTATATGCAACTGGCTTAACCTTAGGTTCTGGCGGAAATGGTGGAAACTTTGCCCCTTCCTTATTTGTTGGGTCGTATTTAGGTTTTGTTTTTGCTAAATTTTTAAACCTTGTTGGAATCGACCGTGATATTTCAGTAAGTAATTTTACCTTAGTAGGAATGGCAGGAATATTGAGTGGATTGTTTCATGCACCTTTAACTTCCATATTCCTTATTGCAGAAATTACGGGTGGTTATAACCTTATGGTTCCGCTAATGATTGTTTCCTCTATTTCATTTGCTATTACCAAACGTTTTGAATCACATGCTTTTGATATTAAAGATTTAGCCGATAAAGGTGAAGTTTTTACAGACAATCGCGATAAAAACATGCTAAATAGCATTGAAGTTTCTAAATTGATCACTACAGATATTAAAAGCATACGTGAATCGAATAGCTTAGAGGAATTAATTGAAGTTTTAAAAACCACAAGCCAAATTTTAATTCCGGTTTTAGATGAGAATCAACAACTTATTGGTATTATTCGCTTAAATGAAATTCGCCCTATCATATTATCGCCATTTCAAGTGAAACACACTTCAGTTAAAGAAATCATTCGTCCACCAAAAGAAATTATTTTGTATGATGAAACCGCTGATACGATGATGGATAAATTTGAAAACAGCCAAACAACATTGCTTCCTGTATTAAAAGAAGGAAAATTCCTTGGTTTTATCTCAAAGTATCACATATTAGAAGAATACCGAAAGAAATTAATTTCGATGACAATCGAATAA